In a single window of the Papaver somniferum cultivar HN1 chromosome 8, ASM357369v1, whole genome shotgun sequence genome:
- the LOC113302599 gene encoding heterogeneous nuclear ribonucleoprotein Q-like — MPPRAMKKTAGPKKTTGRPARGAAAKQKVNKEESVKIEEVKEEEMKIIETVQFEEPVPEPELKREANGSADVKEEDDVKETFYEEDRGERLELEDNDAEYEPEEDVPLDYDEKEIEHEDDPEEGDGVEEEPEEGDLGEHEEGDMVVDEVEEVAEEVEGEEVEGEEGEENIEEGHHHMAEGEDEEHHEVARERRKRKEFEIFVGGLDKDATDEDLKKVFSAVGEVIEVRLMMNPQTKKNKGFAFLRFATVEQAKRAVTEMKSPVVNGKQCGVTPCQDSDTLFLGNVCKTWTKEALKEKLKYYGIDSIDDLTLVEDKREGRNRGFAFLDFVSHSEAVEAYKRLLKKKAVFGVDRIAKVAFADSFIQPDDAIMAQVKTVFVDGLPASWNEDRVKEHLKKFGEIEKIELARNMPSAKRKDFGFISFCAHDEAVACAEGINNSELGEGENKVMVRARLSRPHQRGRGKHPHGDFQPGRGIPYPSRGGSWIRPGRSLQGGIGGRMQPPRSRGFKSPIRGRRPVMDMPERVRPLPPPVRSYTRRPIPSYTKSSSKRDYGRRDELPPRSRFIDYSPRAPVERRSSYRNDYSPPRGPGYADEIPPRIAARTAARRGYIDESYERRFERPPPSYGDARSCDYESVSGSKRQYSALEDVPPRYADAGPRQRARLDYGEGGSASHYGEAYNDRLGRSHLGYGASSRSSLSAQDSHGIYGSRQSLGYSGGSYGGNDVSGMYTSYAGDYISRGPDVGNSSYSSSLYSGRSLGGSSYLGGGGSSSGSGSYY, encoded by the exons ATGCCGCCGCGGGCGATGAAGAAAACAGCCGGGCCAAAGAAAACAACCGGTAGGCCAGCTAGAGGAGCTGCAGCAAAACAGAAGGTTAACAAAGAAGAAAGTGTGAAAATTGAAGAAGTGAAGGAGGAAGAGATGAAGATTATTGAAACCGTACAATTTGAAGAACCTGTACCTGAACCTGAATTGAAACGGGAAGCTAATGGATCTGCTGATGTTAAAG AGGAAGATGATGTCAAAGAGACATTTTATGAGGAAGACAGAGGTGAACGTTTAGAGCTGGAGGATAATGATGCGGAGTATGAGCCCGAAGAAGATGTTCCTCTGGATTATGATGAGAAGGAAATCGAACATGAAGATGATCCAgaggaaggagatggggttgaggAAGAGCCCGAGGAGGGGGATTTAGGCGAACATGAAGAAGGTGATATGGTTGTGGATGAAGTGGAAGAAGTTGCTGAGGAGGTTGAAGGGGAAGAGGTTGAAGGGGAAGAGGGTGAAGAGAATATTGAGGAGGGGCATCACCACATGGCTGAAGGTGAAGATGAGGAGCACCATGAAGTTGCTAGGGAGAGGCGCAAGCGCAAGGAGTTTGAAATATTTGTTGGAGGCTTGGACAAGGATGCAACTGATGAGGATTTAAAAAAAGTCTTCAGTGCAGTAGGTGAGGTTATTGAAGTAAGGTTAATGATGAATCCccaaactaagaaaaataaaggTTTTGCTTTCCTACGTTTTGCCACTGTAGAACAAGCAAAACGAGCTGTAACAGAGATGAAGAGCCCAGTG GTTAATGGAAAACAATGTGGTGTTACTCCGTGTCAAGACAGTGATACTCTTTTTCTGGGCAACGTATGCAAGACTTGGACAAAAGAAGCT TTAAAAGAGAAGTTGAAATATTATGGGATTGACAGTATTGACGACTTGACGCTGGTTGAAGATAAAAGAGAGGGAAGGAATCGTGGGTTTGCTTTTCTGGACTTTGTGTCCCATTCGGAGGCAGTGGAGGCCTATAAGCGCTTGCTGAAGAAAAAAGCTGTCTTTGGAGTTGATAGAATTGCAAAGGTTGCTTTTGCAGACTCTTTCATTCAGCCTGATGATGCAATCATGGCACAG GTTAAAACGGTGTTTGTGGACGGTCTGCCTGCCTCATGGAATGAGGACCGTGTCAAAGAGCATCTCAAAAAATTTGGGGAGATTGAAAAGATAGAACTTGCTAGAAATATGCCATCAGCCAAAAGGAAGGATTTCGGTTTTATATCTTTTTGTGCCCATGATGAGGCAGTAGCATGTGCTGAAGGCATTAACAATTCAGAATTGGGAGAGGGAGAAAACAAG GTAATGGTTAGGGCAAGATTATCTCGACCCCATCAGAGAGGTAGAGGGAAGCATCCTCATGGAGATTTTCAGCCTGGAAGAGGGATTCCTTATCCTAGTAGGGGTGGTTCTTGGATACGTCCTGGACGTAGTTTGCAAGGTGGTATTGGAGGCAGAATGCAGCCACCTCGTAGTCGTGGATTCAAGTCACCCATCAGAGGTAGACGCCCTGTTATGGATATGCCAGAAAGAGTCAGGCCTTTGCCGCCCCCAGTGAGGTCCTACACAAGGAGACCAA TCCCTTCATACACCAAGAGCAGTTCAAAGAGAGACTATGGTCGAAGGGATGAGCTTCCTCCAAGAAGCAGATTCATAGATTACAGTCCTAGAGCCCCTGTGGAGAGGCGATCGTCTTATAGAAATGATTATTCTCCTCCACGAGGACCTGGCTATGCCGATGAAATCCCACCACGAATTGCTGCTCGTACTGCTGCTAGGAGAGGTTATATAGATGAAAGTTATGAGCGGAGATTTGAAAGACCTCCTCCAAGTTACGGTGATGCTCGGTCTTGTGACTATGAATCTGTTTCAGGGTCTAAACGCCAATATTCTGCATTG GAGGATGTTCCTCCACGTTATGCTGATGCTGGTCCGCGCCAAAGGGCTCGGCTAGATTATGGGGAAGGTGGCAGTGCTTCTCATTACGGGGAAGCTTACAATGACAG GCTTGGGAGATCTCACCTGGGGTATGGTGCTAGCAGCAGAAGTTCTCTCTCTGCTCAGGACTCGCATGGGATTTATGGCAGTCGTCAGAGTCTGGGTTATAGTGGAG GTTCTTATGGCGGCAATGATGTCAGTGGAATGTACACCAGCTACGCTGGTGATTACATCTCTCGTGGACCTGAT GTTGGCAATAGCTCTTACTCGTCATCACTATATTCCGGTCGCAGCTTGGGTGGTAGCAGTTACCTTGGAGGTGGTGGTAGTAGTAGTGGTTCTGGATCATATTATTAA